From the Clostridium sp. Marseille-P299 genome, the window GTTACTATGCAACTGTGTTCCATCACCAATATGGAGAATTTAATCAAATCAAAGAAGCACGTAAGAAAGGAGTCCGCTAATCATGGCTAGAAATAAATATGATATTGATGAAACACTACAATCCGAATTTAGTGTTGCTCATTTAAAACGGCTTGGTTCTTATATTAGACCATATCGTAAAGATATGGTGATTACAATTGTCATGATGCTCATTTCTAGTGCCCTTGGAATGCTTACACCTAAAATTCTAATGACAATTGTTGATGATTACATACCAAATAAAAACACACGTGGCATTGTCGCAATCAGCTTTTTACTACTGGCAATATACCTCGTTATTGTTATAATACTCCGTATGAAAATAACAATTACTGCAAGGCTTGGTCAAAATATCATTCATCAAATTAGAAGCGATATCTTTAATCATCTACAGGAGCTTCCCTTCTCCTATTACGATGACCGACCACATGGTAAAATACAAGTACGTGTAGTTAATTATGTAAACAGTTTAAGTGACCTTTTAAGTAATGGTATCGTAAATACAATCACTGAGTTATTTAGCTTGTTCTTCATTGTTGGATTTATGCTTTCCATCAGCGTTCGTTTAACGCTTATTTGTATGGTTGGTTTGCCATTACTCATGATTCTAATATTTATTATAAAGAAAAAACAGCGTGTTGCCTGGCAAATATCTAGTAATAAGTCATCAAACTTAAATGCCTACATCGCTGAAAGTATTAACGGAATTCGCGTGACTCAGAGTTTTGTTAGAGAACAAGAAAATATAAAGATATTTAATAATTTAAGTAGCAATTATAGTGTTGCTTGGATGAATGCTGTAAAGTTAAACTTTCTACTTTGGCCTGCCATTGATAATATTTCAACTTGGACGACATCTGCAATCTATGTTCTTGGTGTTTCTTGGATTAGTAATGGAATAGCAGGAATTACAACAGGTGCGTTGGTAGCTTTTACAGGCTATATCGGAAGGTTTTGGGCACCGATTAAT encodes:
- a CDS encoding ABC transporter ATP-binding protein yields the protein MARNKYDIDETLQSEFSVAHLKRLGSYIRPYRKDMVITIVMMLISSALGMLTPKILMTIVDDYIPNKNTRGIVAISFLLLAIYLVIVIILRMKITITARLGQNIIHQIRSDIFNHLQELPFSYYDDRPHGKIQVRVVNYVNSLSDLLSNGIVNTITELFSLFFIVGFMLSISVRLTLICMVGLPLLMILIFIIKKKQRVAWQISSNKSSNLNAYIAESINGIRVTQSFVREQENIKIFNNLSSNYSVAWMNAVKLNFLLWPAIDNISTWTTSAIYVLGVSWISNGIAGITTGALVAFTGYIGRFWAPINTLASFYNSLLTAMSYLERIFETIDEPVLVKDREDATIMPPIVGEVEFKHVFFSYEDGIKILNDVSFHVNPGETFALVGPTGAGKSTIINLISRFYNIDSGELLIDGIDINSVTIRSLRKQMGVMLQDSFIFSGTIMDNIRYGKLDATDEEVILAAKTVCAHDFIMNLENGYHTEVNERGSRLSAGQRQLISFARALLADPKILILDEATSSIDTETEILLQEGLAKLLKNRTSFIIAHRLSTIKNSNCILYIDGGNISEMGNHETLMEKKGQYYELYMSQYNFLEDEAI